Within the Senegalia massiliensis genome, the region ACCTATAAAACCTATAAAGAATGTATTAGATACTATTAGAGGAACTGATATAAAAGTAGTTCATACAAGAGAAGGACATTTACCTGATTTATCTGATGCTCCCTTTAATAAAGTATTAAGATCTAAAATAATAGGACATGGTGTTGGTATTGGAGAAACTCCTGAAGGAGGAATAGGTAAGCTTTTAACTAGAGGTGAACCGAATTGGGATATAGTAGATGAACTTTATCCTATAGAAGGTGAATATATAGTAGATAAAGAAGGTAAAGGTGCATTTACTATGAGTAACATACATCTATTATTAAAAAACTTAGGGGTAACTCATCTAGTAATTTCAGGTATAACTACAGATGTATGTGTTCACACTATTATGCGAGAAGCTAATGATTATGGTTATTGGTGTATACTTTTAAAAGATTGTACTGGAGCAACAGATGAAGAAAACTATAAATCAGCAATAAAATCTATAAAAATGCAAGGTGGAGTATTTGGTAATGTTTCTGATTCAGAAAGGTTTATAAAAGCAGTTAAAGAAGCAGGATTAAAATAGAATTTTAAATATAGTATTTAAATAAAAGATAGTATAACTCTAGAGTTATACTATCTTTTATTTAATTTATGATATTAAAACTTTAAACATAAATATACTAAATTTCAGGTATAGAAAATAGTATTAGCAAAGTTCGACAATATTTTTAAAAATGTTTATGACCTTTTTACAATGATAAAAACTATATAAATTGATACAATATTATCATAAAAGGAAAACGATTATTATACGAGGAGGAAGATATATATGATGGATGTAAATATTTACAGAGTACCAATGTCAGGACCAGAGGATGTTTCTGGACTTAAAAAATTAGTAGATAGTGGTGAAATAAAACCAGAGGAAATAGTGGCAGTTCTTGGCAAAACAGAAGGTAATGGTTGTGTAAATGACTTTACTAGAGGATATGCTACTCAAAGCTTTAAACTTTATCTGTCTAGAGAATTAGATAAATCAATGGATGAAATAGGTGAAACTGTAGCATTTGTAATGAGTGGTGGTACAGAAGGTGTTATGTCACCACATGCAACTATTTTTACTAAAAAGCAAGTAGAGGCAGAGGAAAGAGATGAAAAATCATTAGCTTTAAGTGTTGGATTTACTAAAGAGTTCTTACCAGAAGAAATGGGAAGAATGGAAATGGTAAAGGAAGTAAAAAGAGTTGTATTAGAATTAATGAAAGAAACAGGAATAGAAAATAAAGAAGATGTTCACTTTGTACAAATTAAAACTCCTTTATTAACTTCAGATAGAATAAATGATGCATATTCTAGAGGTAAAGATGTAGCTGTAGAAGATACTTATAAGTCTATGGGTTATACAAGAGGAGCATCAGCATTAGGTGTTGCCATTGCTTTAGGTGAAATAGAAGAATCAAAAGTTACAAATGAATCTATATTACATGATTGGAATCTTTATTCAAATATAGCTTCAACTTCAGCAGGTGTTGAACTATTAAACTGTGAAATAATCCTTTTAGGAAATTCTAAAAAATCAGTAAGTCAATATAAAATAGGACATAGTGTTATGAAGGATTCAATAGACTTAGAAGCAGTGATAGAATCTATGAATGATGCAGGTCTTGGAGTAGATAAACTTCCAACAGAAGAACAAAAAAATAGAATAGTAAATATATTAGCAAAAGCTGAAGCATCTCCTGATGGATATGTAAGAAATAGAAGAACTACAATGCTTACAGATTCTGATATAAATCATACAAGACAAGCAAGATCTGTAGTAAATGCTGTAATATCTTCTATAGTAGGAGATCCTATGGTATATGTTTCTGGAGGAGCAGAGCACCAAGGACCTGCAGGTGGTGGACCAATAGCTACAATAATAGAGAAGTAAAAATACTTGAATAGAGGGGAGTATAAAATGAAAGTTTTATTTAAAAATTGTTATATGCCTTTTAAAAACGAAATTCAAGATATATATATTAAAGATGGATATATTGAAAAAATTGATTCTAATATAGACAATATAACAGTAGATAAGATAATAGATGTAGATAAAAAGATTGTTATTAATGGATTTGTAGATAGTCATATGCATTTGGATAAAGCTTTAATCGGAGAGAAGGTTTCTAATCAATCGGGAACTTTAAATGAAGCCATAGAAATAATGACTAATTATAAAGAAAATATGTCTGAATCTGATATAAAAGATAGAGCTAGAAAAACTTTAGAACTTGCATATGAAAATGGTACTAGATATTTAAGAACTCATGTAGATGTTGATGAAATAATAGGGTTGAAAGGTATTCATGCTATTTTAGAACTTAAAGAGGAATTCAAAGAAAAAATTGATATTCAAATAGTTGCATTTCCTCAAGAAGGGTTTATAGAAAATCTGAATAATTATAAATATCTAGAAGATGCTCTGAAGCTTGGAACAGATATAGTAGGTGGTATACCAGCTATAGAGAAAAAGCCTAAAGAACATATTGATATGATATTTGAATTAGCTAAAAAATATAATAAAGATATTGATATGCATATTGATGAGACTGATGATTCAGATACACTTACTGTTAAATATCTAGCTGATAAAACTATAGATGAAAATTATCAAGGCAGAGTAGTAGCAGGACATTGTTGTAGTTTATCAGCAAATAAATTAGAAGATATTAAAAATATTTTATCTTTAATCAAGAAGGCAAAAATTGGTATAGTTACACTTCCCTCTACTAATTTATATTTACAAGGAAGAAATGATGATAAAAATTATAGAAGAGGAATAACAAGGGTAAAAGATTTACTTGAAAAAGGTATAGATGTAAGTATAGGTTCTGATAACATAAGAGATCCATTTAACCCTTTTGGGAATGGAAATTTATTAGAGGAAGCTCTTATAGGTGCTCATGGGTCACATATGGGTGGTATAGATGATTTATCTAATATATTTGATATGATTTCTATTATTCCTTCCTCTTTATTCAATAATAATTATGAAGTCAAAGAAAAACAAAGAGCAAGATTTATTGTTATAAATACAAATAAAAAACACAAGGCAATAATAGAAAGATCAAATATATGGGGTCATTTTAAAAAGGAGGAATTTAAATGGAATTATTAATTAATGTTATACCTTTAGTAGTTATTTTAATATTATTATTTATGAGAAAGCATATGCTTTTTGCAGGCTTAGTTGGTGGAATACTGGCTATGATAATAGGAGGTATTGGCATAGGTGAAGCTACAGGGCTGTTTATTGGTGGTGTAGGTAATATGTTAGGTATTACAGTACCAATATTATATGCAGCAGCAGCATCAATGGTAGCAAAGGCAGGAAGCATAGAATCTTTAGTTGAACTTGCTAAAAGAGGATTAAAAGGAAAAATAGCTATACTTGGTGGAATAATGGTGTTAATTCAAGCTTTTGCAACATATACTGCAGGACTTGGTGCAGGAAATACAATGGTTACAGCACCACTTGTAGCAATAGCACTTGGAGCAGTTCCAGAAGTTATAGCAGGAATGGCAATAGCAACAGCAGTTGGTTTTACTACTTCTCCAGCTTCAACAGAAACAGTAATAGCTGCAGAAAGTGCAGGACGTGATGTTGTAGCTCATGCAAATGCAATGTTACCTTATACAATAGTATTTTTTGTACTTGCAGCAGCACTTGCAGTTTATGGAGTATATAGAAGAGGTTCTTTAGTAAGAGAAGGAAAAGATAAAAAACAAGAAGAAAATGTATCAACATCTATATTAGTAAAAAGAGCAATACCTTCTATAGCACTTTTAACATTAGTTGTACTTGGTAGTAATTTGAATGAGCTTATAGGGATAACTTTATTCACTCCAGCAACAGCAGTAATTTTTACAGCAATATTAACTGTAATATGTACACCACTTAATATAGACAAAACAAGTGAAGCTTTAATTGATGGCTCTAAATTTATACTTACTACATTATTTTCTGTAGGAATATTCTTATCATTTATAAACATGATAGGTGAACTTGGAACTTTTGAACAATTAGCGGGTCTTGTATCTAAAGCACCTGATGCTATAATCCTTCCTATGGCTATGGTTGCAGCATTTTTAATAGCAATACCTTCTGGAGCATTTACAGCAGGAGTATTAACACTTATATTACCAACATTATCAGTACTAGGATTGCCATCAGAAGCTATGGGATTTGTTGCAATAGCTACTGGACTTGGTACTCAAATAAGTCCGGTTCAAATAAATGTAGCAGCTTTAGCAGATGGTTTTGATTTAGAAATAATGGATGTTATAAAGGAAAATGTGAAATATGTTATACCTGCATTTATATTAGTTACAATAGTTGCTATAATATTTGTATAAACCATAAATAAAGGGATTAAGATTAATCCCTTTATTTACGAGTATAATAATGAGGAGATATAACTTAAATGGAGAATAATACAACAGAAATCAATATTATTTATGGTATAAATGATAAACCTAAGTTATCAAAAAGTATTCCTTTGGCATTTCAACATATATTAGCTATGTTTGCATCAAATATTACAGTCCCATTATTGTTATCAAATGCATTAGGATTAAATTCAAAGGAAACTACTTTTTTAATACAATGCGCCTTATTTATGGCTGGAATATCTACTTTCATTCAGATAAGTAAAAAGGGTAAAATAGGTTCAGGTTTACCTATTGTAATGGGAACAAGCAATGCTTTTATTGCAACAGTTTTAGCAATAGGAACACAATTTGGTATAGAAGCAGTACTTGGTGCAAGTCTTATTGGGGGATTATTTGAAATTTTTATAGCTTTAAATTTAGATAAACTCAAAAAAATTTTTACTCCATTAGTTTCTGGTATTGTAGTTTTGAGTATAGGGATGACTCTCATTCCTGTTGGTATAAAACAAGCTGCAGGAGGAAATGGAGACATAGGTAGTTTCAAAAATTTATTTATATCTACTACTGTATTAATTACTATAATTATATTTAATCAGTTTGGTAGTAAATTTACAAAATCTTCATCTGTATTAATAGGGCTTGTAGTAGGTTATATTTTATCTATTTTTATGAATTTAATTGATTTCACACCGGTTTTAGAAGCATCTTGGGTATCATTTCCAAGACCTCTAGCATATAAATGGGTGTTTGAACCTTCTGCTATAATAGCAATGGTATTTATGTATATAGCTACTTCAATAGAAACTATTGGAGATATATCTGCTCTTACTAGTGCATCTGAGGGTAGAGATGCTACTCCAGAAGAAGTAAAAGGTGGAGTTTTAGCAGATGGAGTAGCAAGTGCAATTGCTTCATTTTTTAATGCTTTTCCAAACACATCATATACTCAAAATATTGGCGTAGTAAATTTGACTGGAGTATTTAGTAGATATGTGGTAAAGATAGGAGCAATTATACTATTAATATTAGCACTACTTCCAAAGTTTGCAGCGATTATTTCAATAATGCCAGAAGCTGTACTAGGTGGTGGAACAATTGCAATGTTTTCTATGGTAATGGTTTCTGGACTTACTTTACTTAAAAATATTAGATTTACTAGTAGAAATTTATTGATAATTGCTATCTCTATAGGTGTAGGTGTAGGGCTTAATCTAGTTCCAGAAGTTACTTCTCAATTTTCAACAAATATTCAATTATTTTTAACTTCAGGAGTTGTTCCTGCATCAATAATTGCAATAGTATTAAATATTGTGTTACCAAAAGATGAAATTAAAGGTGAGGTATAAATGAGCACTAATAAAATTAAAGGATTATATTTAGATAGAGACTTCCAATATTTTTTAAAGGAAAAAAATATTCAAGGTGATATTCATAGTATATTTGACAAAGTAGTAAATATTCAATCTGATAATGGTACGCTTTATACAATTTCAAATAATAAAACAGATAATGCACCATATACTTTAAAAGTAGATTATAATGGTAGTTTTAAAGATATAGTATTTGAAGATCAAAATATAATTAAAAATAAAGATAATTTATTTATAGGAAATATAGAAATTGATTTATCTAGTGCAGAATTATGGAATGTAGAAAGAGAAAAAATACAAAGCTTTTCTACTGAATATATAAAGAAAAATATAGGTATTTTTAATATGATGATACAAAGCATGGGCAGTAGTGGTGGATGTAAATATTATTATTTAAAAAACTTTTTAGGTATAGAAAATAATTCAGATAGTTTAATAGAAAGGGAACTTTCTAAAAAAATAGATGATTTTTATATGAAAATTAAACAAGATAATATCCAAGAGACAGATATTAGAGGATTAATAGGACTTGGAATGGGCCTTACTCCTTCTGGAGATGATTTTTTAACAGGATTTATGGCAGCTATAACCATATTTAATAAGAATAATGATTTATTTCATAAAATAAAGGATTTAATACCTTTAGATACAAAATCTACAACTGATGTAAGTAGAGCAATGTTAAAAGCAGCAACTCAAGAAAAGTTTAGGGAATATTTAAATGATTTTATATATTCATTTTTATATAACAATAGTGATAAATATTTGAAATCTTTTAAAAATCTTTTAACTATAGGATCTTCTTCTGGAACAGATATGAGTATAGGCGTAGTATTAGGATTTTTATTTACAATTGATGAAAATGAAATGGAGGAATTTTAAATGGTATCAAATACAGTTATTAGACAAAATTCATATTATGATTCTGTAACTCTTATGAGTCTATCTAGTAAGATTACAGATTTAGAAGGTATAGAAGATGCAGTTATATCAATGGGTACAGATATGAATAAAGAATTATTACAAAATGTAGGGTTAGATACAGAAGAATCAATGAATGCAAAAAGTAGTGACCTTATAATTGCAATAAAGGCAGACAACCAAGAAAATTATGAAAAAGCTTACGAAAAAGTAGATGAATTGTTAAATTCTAAAAGTTCTGATGAAGGAGAAAGGGAAAAGAAAAACCCTAAGACTATATCAGATGCTGTAAATAGAATGGAACAAGCAAATATGGTTGTAATTTCTGTACCAGGAGAATATGCAGCAAGAGAAGTAGATAAGGCATTAGATAATAATCTACATGTAATGTTATTTAGTGATAATGTATCAATAGAAGATGAAGTAAGACTTAAAGAGAAGGCACGTGACAAAGGATTATTAGTTATGGGGCCAGACTGTGGTACAGCTAGTATAAATAATACTGGATTATGTTTTGCAAATAAGGTTAACGAAGGGAATATTGGACTTGTAGCTGCCTCAGGTACAGGCCTTCAAGAAGTAATGGTACAAATAGATAGATTAGGTGGAGGGATTTCTCAAGCCATAGGTACTGGTGGACGTGATTTAAAAGAAGAAGTTGGTGGAATAATGATGCTCGAATCAATAAATGCATTGGAAAAAGATAATTCTACTGATGTAATAGTGCTTATTTCTAAACCACCAGCAAAATCTGTAGAAAAGAAGATTTTAGAGAGGGTATCAGAAATAGACACTCCTGTAGTAGTATCATTTATTGAAGGTGATAGTAAAGAAGTAGAAAAAGTAGGAGCTATTTTTGGATATAATCTATATGATACAGCTAAAAAAGCAGTAGCACTATCAAATAAGAACAAAAATGTAGATACAAATGAAAACAGTAATGAATTAAAACAACAAATTATAGATGCAAAAGAAAAATTAAAAGACAGTCAAAAATATGTAAGAGGGTTATATGGTGGTGGAACTCTTTGTGCAGAGACTTTAGCTATTTTAAGAGACAAATTAGATGGAATAAAAAGTAATGTAGCAAAAGGTGATGAAGAAAAATTAGAGAATGTAGAAGATTATTTAGGTAATGTATTATTAGA harbors:
- a CDS encoding DUF2877 domain-containing protein yields the protein MSTNKIKGLYLDRDFQYFLKEKNIQGDIHSIFDKVVNIQSDNGTLYTISNNKTDNAPYTLKVDYNGSFKDIVFEDQNIIKNKDNLFIGNIEIDLSSAELWNVEREKIQSFSTEYIKKNIGIFNMMIQSMGSSGGCKYYYLKNFLGIENNSDSLIERELSKKIDDFYMKIKQDNIQETDIRGLIGLGMGLTPSGDDFLTGFMAAITIFNKNNDLFHKIKDLIPLDTKSTTDVSRAMLKAATQEKFREYLNDFIYSFLYNNSDKYLKSFKNLLTIGSSSGTDMSIGVVLGFLFTIDENEMEEF
- a CDS encoding uracil-xanthine permease family protein, producing MENNTTEINIIYGINDKPKLSKSIPLAFQHILAMFASNITVPLLLSNALGLNSKETTFLIQCALFMAGISTFIQISKKGKIGSGLPIVMGTSNAFIATVLAIGTQFGIEAVLGASLIGGLFEIFIALNLDKLKKIFTPLVSGIVVLSIGMTLIPVGIKQAAGGNGDIGSFKNLFISTTVLITIIIFNQFGSKFTKSSSVLIGLVVGYILSIFMNLIDFTPVLEASWVSFPRPLAYKWVFEPSAIIAMVFMYIATSIETIGDISALTSASEGRDATPEEVKGGVLADGVASAIASFFNAFPNTSYTQNIGVVNLTGVFSRYVVKIGAIILLILALLPKFAAIISIMPEAVLGGGTIAMFSMVMVSGLTLLKNIRFTSRNLLIIAISIGVGVGLNLVPEVTSQFSTNIQLFLTSGVVPASIIAIVLNIVLPKDEIKGEV
- a CDS encoding cysteine hydrolase family protein; amino-acid sequence: MQKGMRKYEEFLNRGRENFLKKVEDAYEEFKETKTIRFPAWQYGEPKGKIIKLEVEDTPKFGQNAFIELDSARTAFISIDMQTDFAGEKGYVDVMGYDLAATSAPIKPIKNVLDTIRGTDIKVVHTREGHLPDLSDAPFNKVLRSKIIGHGVGIGETPEGGIGKLLTRGEPNWDIVDELYPIEGEYIVDKEGKGAFTMSNIHLLLKNLGVTHLVISGITTDVCVHTIMREANDYGYWCILLKDCTGATDEENYKSAIKSIKMQGGVFGNVSDSERFIKAVKEAGLK
- the fdrA gene encoding acyl-CoA synthetase FdrA; translation: MVSNTVIRQNSYYDSVTLMSLSSKITDLEGIEDAVISMGTDMNKELLQNVGLDTEESMNAKSSDLIIAIKADNQENYEKAYEKVDELLNSKSSDEGEREKKNPKTISDAVNRMEQANMVVISVPGEYAAREVDKALDNNLHVMLFSDNVSIEDEVRLKEKARDKGLLVMGPDCGTASINNTGLCFANKVNEGNIGLVAASGTGLQEVMVQIDRLGGGISQAIGTGGRDLKEEVGGIMMLESINALEKDNSTDVIVLISKPPAKSVEKKILERVSEIDTPVVVSFIEGDSKEVEKVGAIFGYNLYDTAKKAVALSNKNKNVDTNENSNELKQQIIDAKEKLKDSQKYVRGLYGGGTLCAETLAILRDKLDGIKSNVAKGDEEKLENVEDYLGNVLLDLGEDEFTQGRPHPMIDPTIRLSKIKKEVKDESVGVILLDFELGYGSHEDPVGATLPAIEEAKQIAKDNNREVIFVAYICGTDKDKQNLDKQTKMLKDAGVIVAHSNVEAANTVAEILA
- a CDS encoding amidohydrolase family protein → MKVLFKNCYMPFKNEIQDIYIKDGYIEKIDSNIDNITVDKIIDVDKKIVINGFVDSHMHLDKALIGEKVSNQSGTLNEAIEIMTNYKENMSESDIKDRARKTLELAYENGTRYLRTHVDVDEIIGLKGIHAILELKEEFKEKIDIQIVAFPQEGFIENLNNYKYLEDALKLGTDIVGGIPAIEKKPKEHIDMIFELAKKYNKDIDMHIDETDDSDTLTVKYLADKTIDENYQGRVVAGHCCSLSANKLEDIKNILSLIKKAKIGIVTLPSTNLYLQGRNDDKNYRRGITRVKDLLEKGIDVSIGSDNIRDPFNPFGNGNLLEEALIGAHGSHMGGIDDLSNIFDMISIIPSSLFNNNYEVKEKQRARFIVINTNKKHKAIIERSNIWGHFKKEEFKWNY
- a CDS encoding ring-opening amidohydrolase: MMDVNIYRVPMSGPEDVSGLKKLVDSGEIKPEEIVAVLGKTEGNGCVNDFTRGYATQSFKLYLSRELDKSMDEIGETVAFVMSGGTEGVMSPHATIFTKKQVEAEERDEKSLALSVGFTKEFLPEEMGRMEMVKEVKRVVLELMKETGIENKEDVHFVQIKTPLLTSDRINDAYSRGKDVAVEDTYKSMGYTRGASALGVAIALGEIEESKVTNESILHDWNLYSNIASTSAGVELLNCEIILLGNSKKSVSQYKIGHSVMKDSIDLEAVIESMNDAGLGVDKLPTEEQKNRIVNILAKAEASPDGYVRNRRTTMLTDSDINHTRQARSVVNAVISSIVGDPMVYVSGGAEHQGPAGGGPIATIIEK